A part of Brassica rapa cultivar Chiifu-401-42 chromosome A05, CAAS_Brap_v3.01, whole genome shotgun sequence genomic DNA contains:
- the LOC103870906 gene encoding 40S ribosomal protein S7 gives MFSAQNKIHKDKGVAPTDFEQEVAQAFFDLENTNQELKSDLKDLYINQAVQMDCSGNRKAIVIYVPFRLRKAFRKIHPRLVRELEKKFSGKDVIFVATRRIMRPPKKGSAVQRPRNRTLTSVHEAMLEDVAYPAEIVGKRTRYRVDGTKIMKVFLEPKERNNTEYKLETMVGVYRKLTGRDVVFEYPVQEL, from the exons ATGTTCTCTGCTCAGAACAAGATCCACAAGGACAAGGGTGTTGCACCAACTGATTTCGAGCAAGAAGTTGCTCAG GCTTTCTTTGACTTGGAGAACACCAACCAGGAGTTGAAAAGTGACTTGAAAGATCTCTACATTAACCAAGCTGT TCAGATGGATTGTTCTGGCAACCGCAAGGCTATTGTGATCTACGTTCCCTTCAGATTAAGGAAAGCCTTCCGCAAGATTCATCCTCGTCTTGTCAGAGAGCTCGAGAAGAAGTTCAGTGGAAAAGATGTGATCTTTGTTGCCACCAGAAGAATCATGCGTCCCCCAAAGAAAGGCTCTGCTGTTCAGAGACCACGCAACAGGACTCTCACCTCCGTCCATGAAGCCATGCTTGAGGATGTCGCTTACCCTGCTGAGATTGTTGGAAAGCGTACTAGATACCGTGTTGATGGTACCAAGATCATGAAG GTGTTTTTGGAGCCTAAGGAGAGGAACAACACTGAGTACAAGCTCGAGACAATGGTCGGTGTGTACAGGAAACTTACAGGGAGAGATGTTGTTTTCGAGTATCCAGTCCAAGAACTTTGA
- the LOC103870907 gene encoding mannose-6-phosphate isomerase 1 gives MEIATVVKANGGCEADRRRRLRRLRCSVKDYAWGKIGSDSLVYRVYAANSDQPIDSTRPYAELWMGTHESGPSYLEDDDADGGVTLRSWIAENPEALGDRVLEKWGCDLPFLFKVLSVGRALSIQSHPDKVLAKKLHKAHPNLYKDDNHKPEMALAYTQFEALCGFIPLQELKSVIRAIPEIEELVGSEEANQVFCISEHDEEKVKSAVRTIFTLLMSAGPDTTKQIVSKLKHRLHMESQERHLTDKERLVLKLEKQYPDDIGVISAFFFNYVKLNPGEALYLGANEPHAYLFGECIEVMATSDNVVRAGLTSKPLDIQTLCSMLSYKLGFPEILKGSRIRPYITRYLPPFEEFEVDLCDLPCGASTVFPSVPGPSLLLVLQGEGRMSTDASADEISMGDVLFVPADTEIHLKSSSDLKLYRAGINSRFLDSP, from the exons ATGGAGATCGCTACTGTCGTCAAGGCAAATGGCGGTTGCGAAGCGGATCGACGACGGCGGCTCCGCCGGTTGAGATGCTCCGTGAAGGATTACGCTTGGGGCAAAATCGGGTCGGATTCACTCGTGTACAGAGTCTACGCGGCGAATTCGGATCAACCAATCGATTCGACGCGTCCTTACGCGGAGCTTTGGATGGGGACTCACGAGTCAGGTCCGAGTTACTTGGAGGATGATGATGCTGATGGTGGCGTGACGCTTAGATCGTGGATTGCTGAAAACCCTGAGGCTCTTGGAGATAGGGTTTTGGAGAAATGGGGTTGTGATCTCCCCTTTCTCTTCAAG GTGTTGTCGGTGGGAAGGGCCTTGTCGATTCAGTCACATCCGGATAAGGTTTTGGCGAAGAAATTGCATAAAGCTCATCCTAATCTTTATAAAGATGATAATCACAAACCTGAGATGGCATTGGCTTATACTCAGTTCGAGGCTCTTTGTGGGTTTATACCTCTACAG GAGCTTAAGAGTGTGATTCGTGCTATTCCTGAGATAGAAGAGCTTGTTGGGAGTGAAGAAGCAAACCAAGTCTTCTGCATCAGTGAACATGATGAGGAGAAAGTCAAATCTGCTGTCCGAACTATCTTCACCTTGCTAATGTCTGCAGGTCCCGACACAACAAAGCAAATCGTATCCAAACTGAAACACCGTCTGCATATGGAGAGtcag GAACGCCATCTGACAGACAAGGAACGGCTTGTTTTGAAGCTAGAGAAGCAATATCCAGATGACATTGGGGTCATCTCTGCATTCTTCTTCAACTACGTGAAGCTCAATCCTGGTGAAGCCTTGTACCTTGGTGCAAACGAGCCACATGCATACTTATTCGGTGAGTGCATTGAGGTCATGGCCACTTCAGACAACGTAGTACGAGCTGGCCTCACTTCCAAGCCTCTGGATATTCAAACACTTTGTTCTATGCTCTCATACAAACTG GGCTTTCCTGAGATCCTAAAGGGATCAAGGATTCGACCATACATCACAAGATACCTCCCGCCTTTCGAGGAGTTTGAGGTTGATCTCTGTGATCTTCCCTGTGGAGCCTCGACGGTGTTTCCCTCTGTTCCAGGCCCTTCTCTTCTGCTTGTGCTCCAAGGGGAAGGAAGAATGTCTACAGACGCTTCAGCAGATGAGATTTCGATGGGAGATGTTCTGTTTGTGCCTGCAGACACTGAGATTCACTTAAAGTCTTCATCTGACTTGAAGCTGTACAGAGCAGGAATTAACAGTAGGTTTTTGGATTCTCCATAG